The Cellulophaga lytica DSM 7489 nucleotide sequence TAGATATTCCTATTAGTCAAGGTCCTGCAGAATACTGGGGATTACCTGGTTTAATTTTAGAGGTAGAACAAGAAGGATCTACTTTGGTTTGTAGTAAAATTGTTATGAACGCAGATGATGTTGTAGAGGTAAAAGCACCAACCAAAGGAAAAGATATTAATCAAAAAGACTTTGATGAGCTTATGATAAAAAAGCGTCAGGAAATGATGGAGAACTTTCGTAGAGGAGGTAATAGAGGAGGAAGAGGTCGTTAATTTTTATCAAAAAATAATACAAATTTATAATGAGCAAATTCATAAAGTTTTTTATGGTTATGGTATGTATTACTATAACTGGAGCTGTACAGGCACAAAAAATAACAATTACTGGTGTTGTTAAGGATAGCCTTAATAACCCTTTAGAGATGGCTAATGTAGTAGCTATTAATGCAGAAACTAAAGCGTTAGATGGTTTTGGAATTACCAATGAAAAAGGTATTTACAAAATGAATGTAAATGAAAACTCTAAGTACAACATTAAAGTAAGTTACTTGGGATTTAAAACAAGAGAAATTGTTTTAGAAACTAAGGAGGTAGATGTAAAAAGAGATTTTACATTGTTAGATGAAGCAGAAAGTTTAGACGGTGTAGAAATTACGTATGAGATGCCTGTAAACGTAAAAGGTGATACTATAGAGTATAACGCAGATTCTTTTGCTACTGGTACAGAAAAAAAGCTTGAAGATGTTCTTAAAAATTTACCAGGTGTAGAGGTTAATGATGATGGGGAAATTGAAGTAGAAGGGCAGTCTGTAGGTAAAGTAATGGTAGAAGGTAAAGACTTTTTTGATGGCGATAGTAAATTGGCATCTAAAAATATACCTGCAAATGCATTAGATAAAATTCAGGTTTTAAAAAACTATAATGAGGTTGGACAATTAAAAGGTGTAACAGATAATCAAGACAATTACGCAATTAACATAAAACTAAAAGAAGGTAAAAAGAATTTTTGGTTTGGAGAAATTACAGCAGGCGTTGGTAATGAGGAACGTTATATTGCGCACCCTAAATTATTTTATTACAACCCTAATTATAGTATAAACTTAATTACCAATTTTAACAATATTGGCGAGGTGCCATTTACACGTAGAGACTATTTTAGATTTACGGGTGGTTTTGGTAATGGCGGTAGTGCTAACACTGGTACAAGCTTTAATGTAGGTTCTAGTGACATGGGTTTTTTAACATTACAAAACAATAGAGCTCAAGAAATTAGTTCTAAGTTTGGTGCAGCTAACTTTAGTTATTCACCAAAAAAAATGTGGGATTTAAGTGGTTTTGCAATTTATTCTGGTAATGTTACAGATATGCAACAAAACACATTTAGACAATATAAGGCTAATGCAGACGGTAGCCAACCATCTCCAGATGAACTTACAGAGAGTGTTACAAACCAAAGGAGTGATTTGGCTCTTATTAAATTAAGTTCTAGTTACAAACCTAATGCAGATAACCATTTTGATTATGATATTTTTGGAAGAATATCTAGTCAAAAAGAAGTACAAGATTTATTCTCTAATTTAACGGGTAATATAGATGAGGTTCAAAAGCAAGATCCTTACAGCATTAATCAAAACGCTAATTACTATTACACATTAAATGCTAAAAATATTTTTGCAGTAGAGGCACAGTATTTAATTCAAGAAGAAGATCCTTTTTATAATGCTGCTTTAGCACAGAGTGATCAATTCAGGTTAGATGAGGTTTTAGGTATGGACCAAGCCCAAGATGGTTATGATGTTGTGCAAGACAAAATGGTAAAAACCAATAAGCTAGATGCAAAAATAGATTACTGGTATATTACAGGAGATAAGAGTAATGTAAAGTTTACACTTGGCTCTCTATTAAGTACACAAAAATTTAATTCAGAAATTTTTCAGATACTAGATAGTGGAGCAAAATATAGCTTAGATGATGCAGTGAGCTCTGTAGAGAACGATGTTAAGTATAACTTTAGTGATATTTATATGGCCTTTGAGTATAGAGTAAAAGCAGGTGCATTTACCTTTACACCAGGTGTATCTGTACACAATTACACTACAAAAAATGAACAATTAGGATCTACTGTTACAGATGATTTTGTACGTTTATTACCAAGTTTTAATACAAGATTACAAATTAAAAAGAGTGAAGATATTAACTTTAATTACAGAATGATGACAAGTTTTTCTGATGTTAACCAGTTTGCATCTTCTTTTGTAATGAACAATTACAATTCTCTTTTTCAGGGTAACAGAGATTTAGAAAGTGCATTGTCTCATAACTTAACATTGCGTTATAACAATTTTAATATGTTTAATTTTAGCAATATTAGAGCATCATTATCATATAACAAAAGGGTAGACCAAGTACGTAACATCTCAGACTTCTTAAATTACCCTAATCCAGATTATCCTGCAACATCAGATGAAGAGTTTATACAAACATCTAACAGAATATCGTCTCCATTTAACTCTAACTTTGCAGACGAGACCTTTTCTGCAAACGGATCTTTTGAGCGTACTTTTGGTAAAATAAAAGCTGGTTTAGGAGCAACTATGAATTATTCTAAGTTTAACCAAATAGTAGATAATGAACAGGCAATTAACGAGTCTTTTACAACTACTTACAGAGGTAGCTTAGGAACACGTTTTTTAAATGCGCCAAATATAGAGTTTGGATACAACCTAGCGGTGAACAATTATGAGCAGCCAAATGGCTCTAGTATAAAATATTATACACATCAGCCAAGCGTAAAACTAGATGCTACTTTTTTAAGAGATTTTATTTTTAATGCAGACTACTCTTATTACAATTACAAAAACGAGATAGAAAGTTTAAATACATATTCTTTTATGGATGCTACCTTAGGTTATCAAAAAAAGGATAGCAAATGGGAGTATATTTTAGGAGTAACTAACTTATTTAATACAGAATCTTTAAATCAGGATAGTGATAATACTTTGTTTGTTAGCACAAGTGAGTATTTTATACAACCTAGATATGTAACCTTAAAAGTAAGGTACAACCTGTAATACAGCATTGTTTGTTTATATAGAGGCTATGGATTGCAAATTAATTTGTAACTGTAGCCTCTTATTTTTTCGTTAAAACTATTTTAGAACCAATCTAATTTTATACTTTTGCAATCTAATTTAAGAGGAAGGATTTGACTGATTGCAACCTCGTATACTGATTCTCAGTACTACAAAAAATGCTAAAACAGATTTAGTTAATTTTTTTTGACGCCTTTTCCTGTTTTTTTGCAATCTAACTTACCATTCCTCTACTAACAATAGAAGCACAATATTATGGCATATTTATTCACATCAGAATCTGTAAGTGAAGGACATCCAGATAAAATTGCAGATCAAATTAGTGATGCATTATTAGACAATTTTTTAGCTTTTGATCCAGAAAGTAAAGTAGCTTGTGAAACCCTAGTTACAACTGGGCAAGTAGTACTTGCAGGTGAGGTAAAAAGCAATACCTATGTAGACTTGCAAAACATAGCACGTGAGGTAATTAATAACATTGGTTACACAAAAGGAGCTTACCAGTTTAGTGGAGATTCTTGTGGTGTTATCTCATTAATTCATGAGCAGTCACAAGACATTAACCAAGGTGTAGACCGTGGCTCTAAAGAAGAGCAAGGAGCAGGGGACCAAGGTATGATGTTTGGTTACGCTAGCAAAGAAACAGAAAACTATATGCCACTGGCATTAGATATTTCGCATAAAATATTACAAGAACTTGCCGCATTGCGTAGAGAGGGTAAACAAATCTCTTATTTACGCCCAGATGCTAAGGCGCAAGTAACTATAGAATATTCAGATGATAATGTGCCACAGCGTATAGATACTATTGTTGTGTCTACACAGCATGACGATTTTGATGCTAACGATGAAAAAATGTTAGCGCAAATAAAATCAGATATTATCTCTATTTTAATGCCTAAAGTAATAGCGCAATTTCCAGAGAAGGTACAAGCATTATTTACAAGCAAAATACAGTACCACATTAACCCAACAGGTAAATTTGTAATTGGTGGTCCACACGGAGACACAGGTCTTACAGGACGTAAAATTATAGTAGATACCTACGGTGGTAAAGGTGCCCATGGTGGTGGTGCATTTAGTGGTAAAGATCCAAGTAAAGTAGACCGTAGTGCAGCATATGCAGCAAGGCACGCAGCTAAAAATTTAGTAGCAGCAGGTATTGCAGATGAGATTTTGGTACAAGTAAGTTACGCCATTGGTGTGGTAGAGCCAACTTCTATTTATGTAGACACATACGGTACTGCAAAAGTAAATTTAACAGACGGAGAAATTGCCAAAATAGTAGCGCAAATTTTTGATATGCGCCCGTTTGCCATAGAAGACCGTTTAAAGCTAAGAAACCCTATTTATTTAGAAACCGCAGCTTATGGTCATATGGGGAAAGAACCAAAAACAATCACAAAAGTTTTTGAGTCTCCATACAATGGTAAGGTAGAGAAAGAAGTAGAACTTTTTACTTGGGAAAAACTAGATATGGTAAGCGCAGTAAAAACCGCTTTTAACCTTTAAAATAAGTTTTTAATAATATATAAGTGCTTTGCTGTAACGGTAAAGCACTTTTTTTGTGTTTAATATTTTGCTATTTATTTGGGTGTTACCACAAGGGTCGGGCTTTTTGTTGCAA carries:
- a CDS encoding carboxypeptidase-like regulatory domain-containing protein translates to MSKFIKFFMVMVCITITGAVQAQKITITGVVKDSLNNPLEMANVVAINAETKALDGFGITNEKGIYKMNVNENSKYNIKVSYLGFKTREIVLETKEVDVKRDFTLLDEAESLDGVEITYEMPVNVKGDTIEYNADSFATGTEKKLEDVLKNLPGVEVNDDGEIEVEGQSVGKVMVEGKDFFDGDSKLASKNIPANALDKIQVLKNYNEVGQLKGVTDNQDNYAINIKLKEGKKNFWFGEITAGVGNEERYIAHPKLFYYNPNYSINLITNFNNIGEVPFTRRDYFRFTGGFGNGGSANTGTSFNVGSSDMGFLTLQNNRAQEISSKFGAANFSYSPKKMWDLSGFAIYSGNVTDMQQNTFRQYKANADGSQPSPDELTESVTNQRSDLALIKLSSSYKPNADNHFDYDIFGRISSQKEVQDLFSNLTGNIDEVQKQDPYSINQNANYYYTLNAKNIFAVEAQYLIQEEDPFYNAALAQSDQFRLDEVLGMDQAQDGYDVVQDKMVKTNKLDAKIDYWYITGDKSNVKFTLGSLLSTQKFNSEIFQILDSGAKYSLDDAVSSVENDVKYNFSDIYMAFEYRVKAGAFTFTPGVSVHNYTTKNEQLGSTVTDDFVRLLPSFNTRLQIKKSEDINFNYRMMTSFSDVNQFASSFVMNNYNSLFQGNRDLESALSHNLTLRYNNFNMFNFSNIRASLSYNKRVDQVRNISDFLNYPNPDYPATSDEEFIQTSNRISSPFNSNFADETFSANGSFERTFGKIKAGLGATMNYSKFNQIVDNEQAINESFTTTYRGSLGTRFLNAPNIEFGYNLAVNNYEQPNGSSIKYYTHQPSVKLDATFLRDFIFNADYSYYNYKNEIESLNTYSFMDATLGYQKKDSKWEYILGVTNLFNTESLNQDSDNTLFVSTSEYFIQPRYVTLKVRYNL
- the metK gene encoding methionine adenosyltransferase; amino-acid sequence: MAYLFTSESVSEGHPDKIADQISDALLDNFLAFDPESKVACETLVTTGQVVLAGEVKSNTYVDLQNIAREVINNIGYTKGAYQFSGDSCGVISLIHEQSQDINQGVDRGSKEEQGAGDQGMMFGYASKETENYMPLALDISHKILQELAALRREGKQISYLRPDAKAQVTIEYSDDNVPQRIDTIVVSTQHDDFDANDEKMLAQIKSDIISILMPKVIAQFPEKVQALFTSKIQYHINPTGKFVIGGPHGDTGLTGRKIIVDTYGGKGAHGGGAFSGKDPSKVDRSAAYAARHAAKNLVAAGIADEILVQVSYAIGVVEPTSIYVDTYGTAKVNLTDGEIAKIVAQIFDMRPFAIEDRLKLRNPIYLETAAYGHMGKEPKTITKVFESPYNGKVEKEVELFTWEKLDMVSAVKTAFNL